The following DNA comes from Candidatus Leptovillus gracilis.
CCCACTCGCTGCAAGAAGGGATGAAGTTGGTCCAATATGCCGAGGAGAAGGGCTTTGAAGCCGTGTGGCAGGCGGAAAGCCGCCTGGTGCGCGACGCCATTGTGCCCATGGCCGCTTTTGCCGCCATCACCAGCAAAATAAAAGTCGCCAGCGGCGTCACCAACAACTGGACGCGCAACATTGGCCTGCTGGCGGCCACATTTCTGACGCTGGACGATCTGGCCCAGGATCGCATTATTTGTGGCATCGGCGCGTGGTGGGATCCGCTGGCGAGCAAGGTGGGTATCAACCGCCGCAAGCCGCTGACGGCCATGCGCGAGACGATTGAGGTGATGCGCAAGCTGCTGGCGATGGAACGGGTGACGTTTCATGGCGAGTTCCATCACGTGGATGACATTATGCTGGATGTGGTGCACGGCCGTACCGAACCGCGCAACGTGCCCATGTACATTGGGGCCACCGGCATGAAAATGATGGAACTGGCCGGTGAAATCGCCGACGGCGTTTGCCTGAACTACCTGGTCAACCCCAAATACAACCTGGAGGCGCTGGACGCCCTGGAAACTGGCGCCAAACGCGCTGGCCGCACCCTGGACGACATTGACCGGCCACAATTGATGATTTGCTCCGTAGACCATGACCGCAAGCAGGCGCTGGACAAAGCGCGTAAGATGATGACCCAGTATTTAGGCCAACAGCCCCATCTGATGAAAGCCAGCGGCGTCAGCCAGGAATTATTGGACGACATTCATCAGGTCCTCACCTGGCCGGCCACCGACGAGGAAATTGAGGCGGCCATGCACCTGGTTCCCGATGATGTGGTGCAGATGTGTACAGCCAGCGGTTCGCCGGAGGAAGTCAAGGCAAAGGTGCGCGAGTACATTGACAACGGCTGCACCTGCCCTATTTTATATCCACTGGGCGACCCAATGTTGATGATTGACATTTTCAGCGAAGGCTACAGCGGATAACCGATAGCCAGCAAGGGTTTTTGCAAAATCGGCAGCGCATGAAGAAAGCGCCTCAGGCAATGCCTGGGGCGTTTTTATATCATCTGGTAACAGTATTCAGTATTCAGTTTTCAGTGCGTATCTTCCAGAGGTAACACGGATTGAAAACTGGTCACTGATTACTGGTCACTGATTACTGATTACGGCTGCCAGGTAGTACCCTTTTCCCCGTTATAGTGAACCGGTTTAACAAGTATAATGACCATGGGTCATTCAGGGAAATAAGCATTGCACAGCAGCGACCGCATTTTCACCTGCTCTGTACGCAAAAAATCGAGAGACCCGTATACAATTAATGTCATTATCTTTGGACGACTGGCGTCTGATGATAGATTGGTGCATAGGCTATCATGATGGATCAAAGCTATCCGCAAGAACTCCGGGCTGATTCCAGCCAGCTTATTTTCCCCTTCGCGGCAACACTTGTTTTGCTTGGTTCTATGACGGCCGTTTTAACCATCTCCACTCTCTCAGGAAGCTGGCCGTTTGTCCTATATGGCCTTTTGGGGACAGCTGGCACCTTGTACGCCGGCAAACTCAGCAAACAAGACAAGCAAACGGCCGGCGGCGCGTTGTTCATCCTGCTGCACCTGATCATGCTGACGTTGATACTAACTTTCACCTATCAACCGGGCGTGGTTGGTCCGCTGCCGTATTTGTACGGTGTGGTCATCCTCATTAGCGGCATGGTTGTACGGCCGTCGGCCGCTTTTACGACCTGGTTTTTGTCACTGCTGCTCATGGGGGCTGGCATCGGACTGATAGGAGAGTGGGGTACGAGCAGTTTGTTGGCTTATCTACCGGCCATCTTCATCAATTTTTTGCTGGCGGCTGTCTCTTTTTTGTCGGCAGTGGAATGGCAAACGGCCGTAGAATCCACCAGCTATCTGCATCGCCGCGTCCAACAGCGGCGCGACGAACTATTCGCCATTCAAGAAGAATTAAGCCTGACCAACGCCCGTCTGCAATTTCTCAACGAACAATTGGAACTCGCCCGCGCCGCCGCCGAAAATGAACGCGACATGCGCACCCGGTTTATGAACAACGTCAGCCACGAGCTGCGCACACCCCTGAACGCCATCGTCAATTTTGCCCATATCCTGGCTCTCGGTGGCCGAGGACCGGTTACTGAAGAACAGATAGATTATTTACAGCGTGTGGAACAATCTGGCTGGCATTTGTTGGAAATACTCAACGATCTCTTGGACATGGCCCAGATTGAATCTGGCGAGTTCAAGCTGCACCTGGAAACCATCCACCTCTACCACGTCTGCGAAGAAGCCATGACCAGCACCCGCGGCCTGCTGTTGGATAAAGAAGTGGAACTAGTGCGCGATTACCCAGACGAATGGCCCCTGGTGTATGTGGACCAAATGCGCCTGAAACAGGCGTTTATCAATTTGTTGGGCAACGCGGCCAAATACACCGAACAAGGTTATATCGCTATGCGCGTCCAACCCAACGGTCAGAGCGTTAGAATCATCGTCGAAGATACGGGCATTGGCATTGCCCCGGAGCATCATCAGGCCATTTTCCAGGAATTTCGCCAGGTGGATGAAACGGCCGCGCGCAAACGTATTGGCACGGGTCTGGGGCTGCCCATCACCAAACACCTGATCGAACGACACCACGGGACCATCACCATTGAGAGCGAAGCCGGGCAGGGAAGCAGGTTCATCATTCAACTGCCAATTTACCAGCCGCAGAAGTTGTAACAACACGGCATTAGCGCCCTGGGATTAGTAGCAGAAATCAGTTTTCAGTTTTCAGTTTTCAGTGTTCGGTTTTCGGTACACGTTTTCCACAGGCAACGCCGACTGAAAACTGGTCACTGAATACTGATGACGACTACTAATGCCGCCAGGCAAAATCCAAACCTTATTCCGCCTCTGGGGTTTGCAGCACAAGGCGCAAATTCTGGAATGTTAAGCGCCAACCGCCATCCCGCCCGTTGGTACATGGCTCAATGCGCAAGCCGCTGATTTCCGGGCTGCCATCCACCAGGGCAACCGAATATGAGACGCTAGGGGTCATGCTAAAGTCGCCATAACCGGCCCCTTGTTCCGGCTTGAAGCCAGTAAAAAAGCGGTCTTCGCCGCTGTCCCAACGCACGATGACTTCCACGCCGGGCAATTGGTTGAGCAGCGCGTCCAGCGTTTCTACCTCGATGCGGCTGACGGCCGTTCCGGCTAAACAAACCCTTTCTTGGGCTAACAGACGGTAATTAGGCTGCGGCGTCGCCGTGGCGGCGGTAGTGGCTGTGGGGGTGGCCGAAGGTTGGGCGGTGGGGCTGGGTACGGCCGTGTGTGTCGGCGTCGGCGCAGGTGTGTCGGTGGCCGCGGGGGTGGGGGTTCGCGTGGCGGCCATGTCTGGCGCAAACAAAGCGACGGCCGTGCCCTGTGCGCCCAGCCGCTGCGCCAACTGCGCCAGATGCTCAATGTCGGCGGCCGGCCGCTGTGCGCGCAAATAGCCCTCTAGCTGCGCGTCTACCCGCTCAGCCAGCGCCTCGTCTCCCAGGGCCGCCAGCCGTTCGCTGGCCCGCTGCCAATCACCATCAGCGGCAAAACTTTCGCTGACCAGATAGATGTATTCCGCTTTGTATCTTTCGCTAAAGCGGGCAGGGCTGGCGTCGGTATAGACCACCGGCGCGATGACCCAGGCATAATACAGCGCACCAATCAGTCCGATGACCAGCCCTAACAGAAACAACCCGGCCGCCGAAATCTGGGCAGACCGGTCGCCGCCGGCAGGGGATTGGGAACGACGACGCCGTCGGCTCATGGTTCCCCCGGCTCCGGCAATGGCGACAGAAAGGGCTGCAAAGCGGGCGAGTCCAGCCCTAAATCGTAGGCTAGCTGAGCCAGGCGGCGCGTATCATCGCCCCGTTCGCCCCGCAGGATTTGGTCTAGTACGTAGTCGTTGAGGAAGGTACGGCCGTCTTGCCCCAACATCATCAACCGCTGCTGCGCAGCCGGCAAGTTGCCATCGGCGGTGTAAATGGTCGCCACCATCAGCAAATACTCTTGTTTATAAGGGGCGGCCAATACAGATGGGTTGGCGTCAGTAAACTCGGTGGGCCAGGCAATCCAGCCCAGGTAAAGACCCAGTAGAATTCCGGCGGCCAACCCCATCCCAACCAGGCCAATGATGCGAAGCCAACGTTTCATCGTCAGTAAAAGGTCCGTTTTACACAAAAAAAGGCCACCTTGTCCTGGTAGCCTGCTTTTGCCATTTGCCCGGCTCTGCCCCGGCGCTTATAATCCGCTGCGGTCTAGATTTGGTGCCGAAGGTGGGAATCGAACCCACACTCCCGAGGGAACACGATTTTGAGTCGTGCGCGTCTGCCTGTTCCGCCACTTCGGCAAGGTCCAAAATTGGACACGGACGGGAGTATAGAGCAAGCAGAAAATTCTGTCAAAAACAGTAAATGGCGTATGCGCCTGTCATTTAAAGTTGGTTTGTTGGTTGGTTTGCCACCCGGCAAACCAACCGGCCAACTGACGAACGAACCAACAATCGCGCAATGGACGAAGCTGTACTCATCAGGCAGGCCCAAAACGGGGACGTGAGCGCTTATAACCGGCTGGTTTTGCAATATCAAAGCCTGGTTTATAACGTTGTCTACCGCATCATGGGCGAACCGCAGGGGGCGGAGGATATGACGCAAGAGGCGTTTATCTCCGCTTATCAGGCGCTCAATCGCTTTCGCGGCGGCAATTTTAAGGCGTGGCTGCTGCGCATTGCCACCAACGCCTGTTACGATGAGCTGCGCCGTTACAAACGGCGGCCGCAATCTTCGCTGGATGAGCTGACAGAAGAGAATGATTCATTTGCCTTCTTGCGCAGCCCGGAGGAAGGGCCAGAAGCGCAGCAGCAGCGCCTGGAGATGATGCGGGCTATCGAACACTGCCTGGGTGATTTGCCGGAGGACCAACGGATTACGGCCGTACTCCGCGACGTAGAAGGCTACGATTACAACGAAATCGCCGACATCACCGCATCATCCCTGGGCACGGTGAAGTCGCGCCTCAGTCGCGCCCGCACCAAGCTGCGCGACTGCCTTCAGGGTTTTGCGGAACTATTACCCGCCGAATATCGTTTACAGATCAACAACAGCTAACAGCCCATCCTTCGGCAAGCTCAGGACCAATCGTCAATCGCCTTACATCTGCCAACTATCATGTTTAACTTTGTACGTAATCTCACCAAATCGGAACAGGACAGACGACAGGAAGCGCTCAGCGCCTATCTGGATGATGCCCTGTCTGCCCGTCGTCGCCAGGAATTCGAGCGGCTGCTGGCGATGGATGCCGATTTGCGTCGGGAATTGGAATTGCAGCAGCAGATTCGTCGGCAGATGCAGGCTATGCCGCAGCGCTCTGTACCGCGTAGTTTTACGCTGGACCCGGCCGCTTATGGTCCGCCGCGCCGCGAGCCGTTGGTGCGGGCGTACCCTGTGCTGCGTGGGGCTACCGCTCTGACGGCCGTCTTTTTTGTCGTCGCTTTGGCGGCCAGCCTGTTTTCGTTTAATGGAACGGCCGGCATAGCTTCGCCCGCGCCAATGGCTCAGGAAGCAGCCTCGTCAATGGAAGGTGAATTGGCTGCTGCGCCAGAAGCAGCAGCCGACTCGGCCCGGATTGAAGAAGCGCTGGCGGCGGATACGGCCGTTTCCGAAGCCGCCGATTCTGGCAGTATGGCCGCCGAAGAGTCCGCAGCGTTTGCCATCACAGAAAACCCGCCAGAAACGCCAGCGGAAGAGATGGGCGCGGCGGGAGATGCGCTGGCTTTGCCTGCGGCTACCATGTCTGCGACGATTGCGCCGCCCATGCCAACGGCGATGCCTACACCCGCCGCTGAGGCGCTGCGGCAATCTGAGTTCAACGCAACGGCCGTCGTGAGCGAACAACCGGCGGCTCCCAGCCCATCACTCGCCGCAGAGGTTAATCCGGCCGACGCAGCGCCGACGCCCAACGAGCCACCGCAGCCCAAAACAGCGCCGACTTTGCCCACCCGCGCATTCTGGCCGCTGTTGGCCGTTGGTTTGGGTGGATTGCTGGTCGTTTTGGCGCTGGTGACGGTTGCTGCCAGGCGGCGACAATAAGCTGAATTGAATGGCGGCGCGGGGTGATTTGTGGCGGATAAGGGGAAAGAGTGGCCTCAGACGTGATGACGGTCGTTGAAGCCGGTATGTAGATCGTGGTAGTAAGACACTTCTGGCTCGCCGTAGCGCCAACAAAGGTACACGTCACGGCCGTTACGGTCACACAAGAAATCTAGCAATCCGACGTTGATGTCTTTGACAACACAGCCCATCTGCTGCAACTGCTCGATCAATGCGCCGATGGCCGCAAAATCCTGGGTCATTTGCGCCGGAATGCGACCACCCACGTCTACACGCAGGTCAGAAAACAGCGGTTCGTGGCGTTGATACAGGCTGACAACTCTGGCTCTTTTTTCCAGAAGCTGCGCCATCAGTGGCTCAATAATGGTTAGAAGCGCGTTGGCCTCAGCAACCGTGAAGTATTTTGCCGACACGTTGTCTCTCTTAAAATAGAGTTGTCACATCTTAAGGAAGTGACAACTCTAACCCTAACAAAAACGGGGCGACTCAATGCG
Coding sequences within:
- a CDS encoding zf-HC2 domain-containing protein, with the protein product MFNFVRNLTKSEQDRRQEALSAYLDDALSARRRQEFERLLAMDADLRRELELQQQIRRQMQAMPQRSVPRSFTLDPAAYGPPRREPLVRAYPVLRGATALTAVFFVVALAASLFSFNGTAGIASPAPMAQEAASSMEGELAAAPEAAADSARIEEALAADTAVSEAADSGSMAAEESAAFAITENPPETPAEEMGAAGDALALPAATMSATIAPPMPTAMPTPAAEALRQSEFNATAVVSEQPAAPSPSLAAEVNPADAAPTPNEPPQPKTAPTLPTRAFWPLLAVGLGGLLVVLALVTVAARRRQ
- a CDS encoding LLM class flavin-dependent oxidoreductase; this encodes MSQDRVALYLQDAHSLQEGMKLVQYAEEKGFEAVWQAESRLVRDAIVPMAAFAAITSKIKVASGVTNNWTRNIGLLAATFLTLDDLAQDRIICGIGAWWDPLASKVGINRRKPLTAMRETIEVMRKLLAMERVTFHGEFHHVDDIMLDVVHGRTEPRNVPMYIGATGMKMMELAGEIADGVCLNYLVNPKYNLEALDALETGAKRAGRTLDDIDRPQLMICSVDHDRKQALDKARKMMTQYLGQQPHLMKASGVSQELLDDIHQVLTWPATDEEIEAAMHLVPDDVVQMCTASGSPEEVKAKVREYIDNGCTCPILYPLGDPMLMIDIFSEGYSG
- a CDS encoding sigma-70 family RNA polymerase sigma factor, encoding MDEAVLIRQAQNGDVSAYNRLVLQYQSLVYNVVYRIMGEPQGAEDMTQEAFISAYQALNRFRGGNFKAWLLRIATNACYDELRRYKRRPQSSLDELTEENDSFAFLRSPEEGPEAQQQRLEMMRAIEHCLGDLPEDQRITAVLRDVEGYDYNEIADITASSLGTVKSRLSRARTKLRDCLQGFAELLPAEYRLQINNS
- a CDS encoding DUF2203 domain-containing protein — protein: MSAKYFTVAEANALLTIIEPLMAQLLEKRARVVSLYQRHEPLFSDLRVDVGGRIPAQMTQDFAAIGALIEQLQQMGCVVKDINVGLLDFLCDRNGRDVYLCWRYGEPEVSYYHDLHTGFNDRHHV